Proteins encoded by one window of Kribbella flavida DSM 17836:
- a CDS encoding aminoglycoside phosphotransferase: protein MREPPDFVSAATVLAAVQEHWTLDVDAIEYLPVGFGAHHWRVLCAGQPRLFVTLDSLGRAHSAESLEAAYTAAGELASAGLEFVAACLPDRRGRRTVPLAGGSVSCVPWMEGKPVGSGPINTERLAVQNTEMLTRLHASSPPAGMPTWRPRVEEDFGDALADLLRDPWRTGPYGERARTALAQQIDSIRRWTDAYHALCRRAVEHPWVPTHGETHTANQLLTDRGIVFVDWESLALAPRERDLGTLVGSGYAELAAPNWDMINLFDLEWRLDELAQYALWFTQPHTGTDSDRAAFDDLLAELERPDRARVID from the coding sequence ATGCGTGAACCACCGGATTTCGTCTCAGCCGCCACTGTCCTCGCTGCCGTCCAAGAGCACTGGACGCTCGACGTCGACGCGATCGAGTATCTACCGGTCGGTTTCGGCGCGCACCACTGGCGAGTTTTGTGCGCCGGGCAGCCGCGACTCTTCGTGACACTCGACAGCCTCGGCCGAGCTCATTCGGCGGAGTCGCTCGAGGCTGCCTACACCGCGGCGGGTGAGCTGGCCTCAGCCGGGCTTGAGTTCGTCGCGGCATGCCTGCCCGATCGCCGAGGCCGGCGTACGGTGCCGTTGGCCGGAGGCAGCGTCAGCTGCGTGCCATGGATGGAGGGGAAGCCCGTTGGCTCGGGCCCGATCAACACCGAACGCCTGGCTGTGCAGAACACCGAGATGCTCACCCGGTTGCACGCTTCGTCCCCTCCGGCGGGCATGCCGACCTGGCGACCGCGGGTCGAAGAGGACTTCGGCGACGCCTTGGCCGATCTACTGCGGGATCCATGGCGGACCGGCCCGTACGGCGAACGTGCTCGGACAGCTTTGGCTCAGCAGATCGACTCGATCCGGCGTTGGACGGACGCCTATCACGCGCTGTGCCGCCGCGCTGTCGAACATCCGTGGGTGCCGACGCACGGTGAGACCCACACTGCCAACCAGCTTCTTACCGACCGGGGAATTGTTTTCGTCGACTGGGAGTCGCTTGCCCTAGCACCACGCGAGCGCGACCTCGGCACGCTGGTCGGCTCCGGCTACGCCGAGCTGGCCGCGCCGAACTGGGACATGATCAACCTGTTCGACTTGGAATGGCGGCTGGACGAGCTCGCGCAGTACGCGCTCTGGTTCACCCAACCGCACACCGGAACCGACAGCGACAGGGCCGCCTTCGACGACCTCCTCGCGGAGTTGGAACGGCCTGACCGCGCACGCGTCATCGACTGA
- a CDS encoding SDR family oxidoreductase → MAELVGDLAGGLAVVVEDGGGRLRRIEETVTGRIGVPSDVANTLSFLASPAAGHITAQMIQVNGGAESSH, encoded by the coding sequence GTGGCCGAGTTGGTCGGCGATCTGGCGGGCGGTTTGGCCGTCGTTGTCGAGGATGGTGGCGGTCGTTTGCGACGCATCGAAGAGACCGTGACCGGCCGGATCGGCGTACCCAGCGACGTGGCGAACACGCTCAGTTTCCTCGCGTCGCCGGCCGCCGGACACATCACCGCGCAGATGATCCAGGTCAACGGCGGCGCCGAAAGCAGCCACTGA
- a CDS encoding PHP domain-containing protein, whose protein sequence is MGPYVAAGEGEPAAERAARLRAEAPVPYAELHTHSTFSFLDGASQPEALVETAADLGLHGLALTDHDGFYGAGRRDWSAFLAAANH, encoded by the coding sequence GTGGGCCCGTATGTCGCGGCCGGCGAGGGCGAGCCGGCGGCTGAGCGGGCGGCGCGGCTGCGCGCGGAGGCGCCGGTGCCGTACGCGGAGCTGCACACGCACTCGACGTTCTCGTTCCTCGACGGCGCCTCCCAGCCCGAGGCGCTGGTGGAGACCGCGGCCGACCTGGGGCTGCACGGCCTGGCGCTCACCGACCATGACGGGTTCTACGGCGCCGGCCGTCGCGACTGGAGCGCCTTCCTAGCGGCCGCGAATCACTGA